The Rubrobacter tropicus nucleotide sequence TCGGTGTCCGGGGCGGTCACGGAGGCGAAGGCGCCCGCCGCGTCTTGCGGGGGCGCTTCTGTGTCGTCTCCTCGCGGTCCCCGGACCCCGAGCCAGGCCAGGGCGTCCGGGGACACCGACGAGCGGGGATCGGAGTGGTGGGCCTGTGCGGTCTCCCCCGCCCGCGTGGCGCGGTCCGTAGAGACGGCCGGGGCGTCCAGGTACAGGACGGTCCCCTCCGCCCGGGCGAAGGCCTGGTTGGCGGTATGGCCCGCCAGTCCGACCATCACGACCACCAAGGCCGCCGCGAGCCGGCACCTGCGGGTGCCGATCCCGAACAGGGTAGCTACCGTCTGGGCAGCGCCGGGCTTGCGCGACGATGGCCGAACGGCTCCTTCGTGGCCTGGTTTGCTTGCACCGTGAGGTTTCAAGGGCCGTTTCCTCCTAGAAGAAAGAGTTGTTGCCGGGCTTCTTGTTCGGAGAGCGCCGGGTGAACGGGTCGCCGTCTTTCTCGATCGATGGGGTGCGGCCGAAGACGCCGTGGCCTTTGGGCATCATCGAGGGATCCTTGCCGAGGCCTTTGCCCCGCTCCATGCTCGGCCCTTTGCCGCTCGGGCCGCCGAGCTTGCGCTTCATCCGGTCGGGACCCATGCTGCTGGCCCCACCCGTCCGTCCCGGCCCCATGCCCCTGCCGGGACCCACACTCGACGGTGGTACGTGGTCGCCCACGGCTACCCTCCCTGTCTCGTGGTCCGGGTATCCTCGAAGCCGCGCCATCCGACGAGCAAGGGCACGAAGGCGCCGTTGCGGTCTCCCTCCCCGGTGGCCTGCGTCACCGGGGCGTCGTAGGAGACGCGGTAGCTGCTCTGGCCGGGGCGGACGTAGGTGCGGACGACCCTGTCGGAGCCAGCCTCGCGCCGGTCCAGGTAGAAGGCGTAGCCCGAGGGCTTCCCGTTGGCGAAGGCGTGGACGGTGCCGAGCGTCAGCTCGTCTGCCGCGGCCTCTTGCTCTTGGGGGACGAGGGTCTGGGTGGTGACGTGCAGGACCTCGCCCGTGTCCTCCTGGGCGACGGCGTAGACGCCGGTCTCGACGTCGGAGGAGCCGAGGTCGAAGCCACGCTCCAGCTGCGCGGCGGTCGGCCCGTCGAGCGTAACGGTCTGTCCCCGGCCGTCCTCCTTCTCGGAGACGGAGCCGGCCCACTCCAGGCCCGCGCCCGTGAGCGCGGCCTCCCGCCCAGACTCCCGCATGGGCTCGAACGCGACGCCCGAGTCGGTCACCGGGCCGCCGACGAAGGCGTCGGCCGGTAGTCCCTGCGCGCCGTTCGCTCCCTCAGACAGGCCGCTATCTGCCGACGATGAGTCTTCACCGCCGCCGAAGACGATCCAGAGAAAGCCGACGGCGACGAATAGCGCGACCGCCGCGATGACCAGCGGCATGGGGTTCGCGCGCAGGCGCCCGACGAGTTCCCCGAGAGGGTTGCTGCCGGGCGCGGCGGCGTCCCGTCCGGGGCAGTTGGCGCCGGGCTCGGGCATGGGGATGCGGGGCACGGTCCGGGTCTGTTCGTCGTCCGCAACGGCTTCGTGCACGCGGTCGGCGGTTAGGATCTGGCCGGTATCGTCCTCCGCGAGCGGTCCCTTGCGGGAACCCGCTCGGGGAGTCTGCTGCTGGACGGCGGTATCGTCCGAAGGCTCGCCGGTCAGCCAGGCCGGTTTCTTCTTCTCAGCCATTCGCCTCCTCCTCGGCGTCCATCTCTCGTGTGGCGGTGCCGTTCGCGGACCCGTTCGCCTTCGGGCCAGCGTCGGGCGCGGTGGGGTCGTCTTTCGGGGCGACGAGGGCGCGGGCGAGCGTTCTCAGGCCCTTGTCGGCCTGGGTGCCGCTGCTGGCCCCGGGGCCGAGGGAGTAGAGCGGCCTGAGCGGTTCGCCGTCGCCTTTGGGGAAGGTCGCGACGGGCGGCCCACTCGCGCCGGTGACGGCGAGGATGGTGCCGTTGGAGGCAAGAGTCTCCTCTGCAGCGAGCGCCGCCTCCAGGGCCTCTTCCGCGCCCTCCGTCGAGCAGGCGACCACCTCGTCGGCGGCCTGAAGCCAGTCCTCGGCGTAGGCGCTCTCCGTGCCGCCGCAGGCGACGACGCAGAGGTCGAAGATCTCGCCCGCGGCCTCGTGCAGCGAGGAGGCCGGCAAAGACCCGTTCTCCGGGGGGTGGACGACGCGCAGGGCGGAGAGGGAGGTGAGCGAGGCGTGCTCGCCCAGCCCTTCTGGGTCCGGGGAGCCGCGTCTGAGGAAGGGGTCGGGCGGGTTCGGGACGGACGCGGAGGAAAGCTTGTCAGAGAGCGCCCCGCCGCAGGCGTCGACGGCCAGGACGTGGAGGCGCTCCTTACGGGCGGCCCGTCCGTAGAGCTTCGCCACGGCCGCCGCGGCGTCTGCCGCGCCGTCTCCGGTGAAGGCGTGGACGCGCATCGGCTCCCCGCCGCGCGGCATGCCAGGCATAGCGGACTTTTCCCTGCGGCTCGCCTCGGCCGCTCCGTCCCGCTCGGCGTCCTCGACCCGCCTCTGGGTCTCGGCGCGGTTGCGGCGCTTCTCCTTGTAGGCGGCCTCCAGGCGCGGGGAGGTGTTGTAGAGCTCCTTCTCCTTCTCGGAGGCGAGCACCTCCATCGGGACGCGGGCTTGGTCCACGATCAGGTAGCCCTCCCCGGGCTGGAAGTTCAGCAGCTCGTCGATCTCCTCGTCGGAGAGGTCGTGTATGGACGCGGTCGCCCTCGCGCTCTTCTGGTGCTCGTGGCGGAAGATCATGTGCGTCGCCGCGAGGTCCAGGATCACGTTCCCCTGGCGGCTCTCGACGAACTCGTTGACCGCCTGGCTCGCAAGCCACATGCCGTTGTCGCGGGCGCGTCCGGAGCGGTACATCGTCTCGGTGAACTCCGCGCTCATCGGGAAGGCCAGGAGAGCCCACCCCTCGTCTATCCAGCAATCCGAGGGCTCGTTGCGGTTGGAGAGGACGCCGTTCAGGAACTCGAGGATGGCGTGCATGACCGGGGCCTTCTGGCGGTCCTTGACCTTCGAGATCTGGAAGACGAGGTACTTGTTCGAGAGGTCGACGTTGGTGGGGGCGTCGAAGATCTTCGAGAGGGACCCCGAGTGCCAGCTCCAGAGCTTCTCCAAGAGGTCGGAGACGATGGTGTTGGCCTCGGCGTAGCCGCGCATGATCTCCCAGAACTCTGGGAAGGTGGGCGCGGGCAGCTCGTGGGTGGCCGGGTCGTCGGACCTGATCCCCGCGTCCTCGTAGGCCTGGTAGACGGCCCGCTCGACGAAGCTGGCCTCCGCCCCCGAGAGGCCGCCGACGGCGCCGGTGTTGGTCTCGTCGGTGACGGCCATGAGGGAGACCATGCGCGTGATCTCCTGGGCCTTGCCGTCGAGCGCCGCCGCCTTCGCGGCCTCGACGGCCTCCTCGACGTCCTGCTCCTCGCCGTCCTCTTCGTCCTCGTCGCCGAAGATGTCCTCCAGCAGGTCGAGGTTCATGTAGTCCTCGTGCAGGTCGAACGGGTTGATCTTGTGCTTGGAGCCCGGCGCTATGACCGCGTAGGCGCCGCCGACGGCCTTCGCCACGCGCACGTAGCGGCTGTTGCCCTCCGGGTCGATGATCACCTGGCGGTTGCCGAACATGAGCTGTCGGGTCGAGACGCTCTTTATGACGAAGCTCTTGCCCCCGCCCGTCTGCCCGAGTATCACGCCGTGGGGGTTGACGAGCCGGCGGGTGTCGAGCGTCATGACGGAGTTGGAGCGTGTGTCCACCCCGACGAAGACGCCGTCCTCGTGGTCTATCTGCTGGGAGCCGTACGAGAAGAGGCACGCGGCAGGACGGCTGAGCATCCCGAACTCGCAGTAGCGGTCCGAGAGGTAGTTCCTGCCGAAGGGGCCGGACGAGAGGAGCCCCTCCCACGCCTGCTCGCGAGCGAGTTGGCTTGAGACGTTCCAGCCGGCCAGGGTGTCCTGGACCTCCTGGGCCATCCCGTAGAGCCGCTCCTCGGAGTCGGCCTCGACGTGGATCAGGACGGAGAGGGCGAGGTAGCGTTGCCTGCCCGAGTTGATCTCGTAGAGCGCCTGCTCGTTAGTGTACTCGGCGATCTCGCGCTGCTGCTCGGCGTTGACGTTCCCGTCGTCGGCGGTGCTCTTCGATGCCCGGAGCGCCGCGACCCTGCCGCCGAGGATCTGCTGCGCCTCCTTCTTCGGACGGGGGTCTATGAACTTCACGACCTTGACGCGGCCCTCTATGGCGTTCAGGTCGGCGAGCATCCCGAAGAAGACCTCGTCGGGCCAGCCGGAGGCGAAGAGGGTCGTGTGGTAGCGGCCCTCGACCTTGAGGAACTCGGGGAAAATCTTGGCCGTGTCGGGGGCGATCTTGTCCGCCACGAGGTCGCCGATGCCGAGCGCCGGCGGAGCCTCCTCGCGCCAGGCCTCGGCCTCCCGGATCATCTGCTCGCGCTTCTCCTCCGGGATGGCGTCGTAGCCGCCCGGGTCGAGGGAGACGTGCTCGTAGAGGGTCGGGGGCTCCTCGGAGTCCTCGTCCCAGTCGGTGGTCTGCCCGAGCACGAACGCGAGGAACTCCATGTCGGTCAGCGCGCTGATGCGGCACCCCAGCCGGACGAAGCCGTTGTAGAAGGAGTTTGCCCTGGTCGAGAGCACCCGGTAGGCGGCCTCCGCCTCCTGCTGGCGCCTCCGGGCGTCCTTCCTGGAGGCGCGTCCTCCGGGGGTCTTGCCGCCCTTGCCGAAGCCGACAAGCTTCGCGACGGCGTCGAGCGGACCGAAGCCGGAGGCACCGCCGGCGGCCCTAGCCTTCTCGGCGGCGGGGTTGTAGTGGAGGACGGCGTAGCCCTTGCGCTCGAAGATGGAGAGCCCGGGCAGCTCCTCCTCGAGGTAGGCGGCGTGCTCGGAGGCGAACCTCTTGAGCTTGCGCTCCTCCGGCGGGATCGCGGAGGCGACGTTGTTCTTGAAGCGTCGGGTGTAGCGCCCCGTCGAGCCCTCCTTGCTCCTGGTGATCTCCATCCACGGAAAGTCCAGGGAGTTGTAGAGCTCGGTGGCGCTGCGGAAGACCCGCATACGCTCGGTGTCGCCGATCAGGGAGAGGTTCTTCGGAACCACGCGGAACGCGACGACGTAGGTACCGTCGTCGCAGCGGAGCATCTCCCAGTGGAACTCCTCGGCCGGGATGAACCGCTGGACGACGTCGCGCATCGAGCGCCACCCGCCCTTCGCGTTGTCCCTGGGCCGCTTGAAGAACACGTCCGGTCGCGTGAAGGAGACGATCTTCCTCCAGATCACGAAGTCCAGGTGGTAGCCGTCTCGCGAGCGGTAGAACGCGAAGAGGAGCGCCACGGGGACGATCGGCGAGAGCCAGACGGCCGCCCGGGTGGTGGAGAGGCCGAAGAACCCCGCGAGGTAGTAGCAGAACGTGGCGAAGAAGACGAGCGTGCCGGCCAGGATTGCGGCCTGGTGGGTCTCGACGGCCACGCCCATGATCTTCGTGGTCTTGCGGGCGCCTGCCAGGTCCTTCACTACCGGCTCGCGCATACGGGGCTCAGCCGCCCCCGCCGCCGGCCGCGAGGCCCGAGGCTATGGTGAGGATCGGGGTGACGATCACGCCGGCGACGATGCACCACAGCGAGCCCTTCATCCCCATCGCGGCGTAAGCGTGGGCGTTCTCGTTGATCGAGGCGTAGCCTTTGACGAGCAGGGAGGCGACGAAGCCTATCCCCCCCACCCCGAAGGCGAGCCCCGCCAGGTAGTTGCGGACGTTGTCGAGTGTCTGGCTTATGGCGTCGCCTCCACCCTGGCCACCCTGCTGCTGGGCGAGCGCCTCCCCGGCGCCGACGCCGAGGACGACGCTTGCGACGAGGGACGCTACGAGCGCCCAGAACAGGTAGCGGGGCAGCTCCCTGTTGACGGCCGCGGCCGGCCCTCCACAGGCCGAGAGGACCTTTCGGCCGACCGATCGCCAGAACGGCCCGCGCAAGGTGTCTCCCCGGCGCCCGACCTCCGGCGTCTGCGTGTGGCGTGCTTGCATGGCGTCTTTGCCTCCTCCTGTCGTCGTGTCTGCGGTTCGATCGTTTGCCGCGGTCGTGCTCGCGAAGCCGTCCCGGTTGGGCGTCCTCGCGCGGTCGCCTCGTGCCGGCCCGCGGCGCGTAATGGGACCCGCGCTCAGCAAGGTGCGAAGGCGTCGCGGTGGGCGGCCGGGGGCGCGGGGGCCCTGCCGGCCTTCACCGGCACGGGGCGCTGCTGCCTACCGCGCCTCACGCGCGAGAGGTGCCACCAGCCGCGCGGAAGGTAGACGAGCTCCTCCTCGCTGACGCGCGGGACGGTCTGCCTCCTGCGGCCCACCGAGAACGTGCCAGGGCCGCCGAGCAGGCCCTTGCGGGTCGTGCGGTAGTCGCGGACCTCCTCCTCGGTCTGGCCGAGCATCCGCACCGCCTCCACCGCGTCCTCGCCCTGCAACCCGCCGGAGATCAGCTTGTTGCGGGCGTTGGTGGCGAGCGACTCCCTGAGAGGAGAAGGCAGCAGCGAGAACGACTGGTAGGCGAAGTTGAAGGCCACGTGACGCCTCCTGGATTGGGTAACCAGCGAGGAGAACGCGAGAGCGGCCTCGGAGTTGGCGTGCCCCAGCATTGAGTGGACCTCGTCGAGGTACGCGGAGACGGGATACCCGCCTTCCCCGCGGGCGAGGACCGCCTGGCGGAAGTACTCCATCACCCAGGTCGAAAGCATCCGGCTCGTCGCCGGCGCCGCCCCCTGCGGGACGCTCACGAGGGTGAGTCCCGGGGAGTCCAGCGCCCCCGGCAGGTCCAGCACCGGGTCTTCGGGCCCCGGCGAGAGCGCGACCTCGACGACCTCCTGGGCGAGGAGAGCGTCCATAACGGCGTGCAGGCCCGCGACAAACTGGGTGCGCTCCCTCTGGCCGTACTGGCCGTAGTAGAGGTCCTGCCAGTAACCGAGGGTTCTCCTCGGCAGGCCCTTCGCGTTCACGGTGAAGCGCTTGCCCTGGGCGTCGCGTTCGACGCCCAGGACCTTCCTGCGGAAGCGCTCGTTCTGGACGAAGCGGTCGAGGTCGGCCATAGTCGCGGCACGCCCCTCCCGCTCCGCGAAGGTGCACACGGCCAGGACCGCGTGCCTGAGGAACATGGAGTTGAAGTTCTCGAAGAACTTCTCGTCGCCGCTCGCCGCCGCCGACTGGAAGGCGACGACCGCCCTCTCGGCGGCCTCGACCTTGTCGCCGGCCAGCGGGTTCCACCTCATGGCGGGCCCGGAGCCGGCGTAAGTGAAGTAGCGGATCGGGACGCCGAGCCCGTAGGCGAGCGGTAGGAGCTTCCTGCCGAGGTCCCCCTCGGTCTCCACGACGAAGACCGAGAGCCCGTTCCTCAGGTCCTGGTAGGCGAGCCACTCCATCGTCGAGGTCTTGGCCTGGCCCATCGGCGCCACCATCTGCAGCCCCGTGAAGCGGTCGGGGAGCGGGAGGTAGAGCGGCGCCGAGCCGAACGACCCCAGGGAGCGGTGGCCGACCAGGACCTCGCCCGGGCGCCGGAACAGGGCGCGGTGGCCGAGGTCGAGGAGCGGCCCCGAGCCCTTGTGGGCGCCGGCCAGGCAGGCGCCGGCGAGCGCCAGGCCCACGGTCACGAGCGCCCAATTGGCGGGGTCCTGCGTGGCGGCCAGCATCTCCGGGCCGTGCTCGCGCAGCCTCACACCCAGCTCGTAGAAGCGGTCGCCTTGTGCGTCCTCGAGGTATTGGCTCGAGAGGCTCAGGATAGGCCTCCGCACCCGCCAAGTACTTGGGCGCCGGGCGGGCTCCCGACGTGGAGGGGGGTGGGAGCCCGCCCGGCGATCTCGTTGTTTGTCTCCGTCTGCATCGGTTCGCTCCTTTCGGGGTTGGGGCCGGGCGGCCCGTTGGGGTCTGGCGATCTGGCGTTCCGCCCGGCCAGTTGTCGGCAACCGCGTCGTTCGATGCTCCGTGGTCTGCTGCCTGGTCGGCCTCCTTTCGCCTCAAGTTGCGCTTGGGAGTCTGCGGGCAACGGGGGGAAGCCCACATCACAAGAAATGGTGGGTTCCGACTACGAGAAGTGGTTGGGTCGGCAAGATGGGGTGCGGCCCCTGGAGGCCGCGTCGCAGCGGGCTAGCGGTCCGAGGGGCCCGCGTTCGGCGGGCGCAGCAATCCCATCTCGGCGGCCCGCTTGAGGGCCGCGGTCGACGAGCCGACGCCCAGGGCACGGTAGAGGTTGCGCTGGTGGAAGTGGACGGTGTGGATGGAGAGTCTGAGTTCCGAGGCGATGCGCTTGGCCGATCGACCGTCGGCCATGAGCGTCAGCACGTCCGACTGGCGGGCGGTTAGCGTGGGGACCTCGTCCCCGAGTGCGTCCACGCGGAGGCTGTCAGGCGGCGCGCCGAGGCGACGCTCGGCCTCCTCCGCCCTGCGGCGTAGCTCCTCACGCTCCTCCAGACGCCGCAGGGCACCGCCGAGGAGGTAGGAGATCCGGCCCAGGGTGAGGGCGTGTCCGGCGTCGAACGCGCCGGCCCGCGCGGCGTAGGCGACCAGCACGCCGGCGTCGCCGCCAGACGAGAAGGGCGCCGCGACCGCGGAGACGGGGCCTTCCCGTCGCGGCGCCCCCACGGCGCCGAACCGCCTCTCCCGCTCCAGGTCTTCGGAGACGACCGGCGCGCCGTTCAGCAGCGCGTAGCCGGCCGCCGAGGAGACGCCGGAGGGAACAGCATCGCGACCGCCCCGCCCGGGGTCCTCGCCGCAGGAGGCGATCCTGAGCAGGCGCTTTCCGCCCGGCGCCGGACGCAGGACCTCGCAGCGGTCGGCGTCGAGGGCCTTCGCGACGGCCAGCACCGCCTCGCGGGCCAGCCTGCCGGCGTCGTCCCCCGCGAGCACGAGCCGGGCCAGCGTCACGAGCACCTCCGACAGGCGGCGGTCGGAGGGCCGGTCGGCGGACCGGTCCGGCGGCGTCCCGGCTGCGGACCTGCCTACCATTCCCACGCCTCCCGCCTGCGGTCCTCGCCCTTGACGACGAACCGCTCGCACATCGCCCGGAGCCTGGAGCGCACCGCCTCGTCGTAGCGGTCGGAGAGCGTCGGGCCCCGGTAGCCACCCTCGCCCGTCGCCGGGACGTTGGTCGCGGCCACGAGGGTGACCCGGGCCAGGAAGAGGGCGTCGAAGAGCTCGTAGACGATCGACTCCACGTTCGCGGAGGCGTGCTCCTTGCCGAGGTCGTCGAGCAGCACCACCTCGTGGGAGGCCACCGACTCCACGACCGCGCGTCTGGTCTCGCCGCCGTTCTCCCCGTAGGTGTCCTGGACGCGGGAGACGAGCCGGGCGGCGTTGTAGTAGCCGGCGTCCCGCCCACGCCCGAGGAGGGCCCTGCCCAGCCCTACCATGAGGAACGTCTTGCCGCGCCCCGGCGGCCCCATGAGCAGCATTCCGCGCCTCCTCTCGCAGGCGACGATCCCGCGCGCTGCCCCGAGGGCGGCGGAGACGGTCGGCTCGGAGGCGTCGAGCGCGCCGAAGGTCATCCGACGCTCGGGGTCCGCCGCGTCCAGGTAGGAGAGCAGGCGCCCCTCCCTCCCGCCGCACCGGCACACCCGGTCCGCGTGGCTCTCGTGGTCGCGCCCGTCCCTCAGCCCGCCGCACCTCCCGCAGCGTTCCGGCTCCCGCCCGGCCCCGCCAGCGGAGTCCGCGCCCAGGCGTTGGGCCGCCAGCTCGCGCCCTATCCGGCCTGCGAGGTCGCCCGTCGCGGGCTTGGCGAGTACGTTGTTGAGGACGTCGGCTATCCCCGTCGGGTCCCCCGAACCCACCTCAGAACTCCCCCTCGTAGGCGTCCTCCGAAGCCCCCGTGACGGCGATGGACCGTCGGCCACGCCCGTTCTCCCGTCCGTCCGCAACCACGTCGGCCCAGGCCTGGGACGGCCCGATCTTCGGGTTCTCGGCGCGCCGGGTAGCGTAGCGCGCGGCCCACCGCAGCATGAGGAGCGGTCCGGCGCCCTGCTCTTCGATCAGGCGCCCGGTGTAGGCGAGGAGGTTTCGCAGCTCATCCGCGTCCAGCGGGACCCCCAGCAAGCGCGATTGCTCCCCGACCATCCCGGCGTAGGTCTCCGGGCGGTGCGGCAGCACCCCTGGCGGTTCTCCTAACGGTTCAGTCCCCTGACGGTTCCCCGGAAAACCCTTCCGCCGGCCCGGCGGCAAACTCTTCCGCCCGTGCGCGCGTTTCTCTCCGGCGGAAAACTCTTCCGCCGGTTCGGCCTCGGCGGCCTCTCCCCTCTTCGGTGGCCTCAGGCGGTGCGCCGGGGCTAGCAGCCAGATGCCGTCGCTGGTGAACTCGCCCCTGCCCCTCCCGGAGCCCTTCCGGCGGTGCTCGCGTCGGATCTTGCCGTAGGCGTGCTCCAGGTTGTGCAAGTGCTCCCTAACCGAGCGCTCGGTCATGTCCGTCATCTCCGCGAGGGTGTCCTGGCCGCAGTAGGCGTAGCCGTTCTCGTCGGCGAAGGTGGCGACCGCGGCGAGCACGCTCTTGGCCCCAGGGTCCCCCTTCCACGACCTCCTCCCCCTCTTGGTTTCGCGCCACCTGCCGAGTCGCTGCTCGTAGGCCCAACTCTGCGCCCAAACGCTCACGGCCCGCGCCCCCCCTCCAAGCTTCCTGCTCCGGCAAACGCAACGTCACGACGGTCCCCCGGCCAAGCCGGTACGCCCGTCGCCGGAGTCCACGACCATCGCCCTGCCCCGGCCCCCGCACACGGGACAGTTCAGTCCGGCCACGGGTCTCCCGTCCTGTCCCCGCGGCCCCTGCACCGTTTCCTTCCGGCCCCCGCACGCGAAGCATCTCCCGCCCCGCCCGACGACGCACAACCTCCTCTTCCCACCGGAGACGACGCGTCCACTCATGGCCGCCCCCCGTCATCCTTCCTACCGCACCGGCGTCGCGCTGCTCCCCCCGCAGACCCAACCCCCATGCTCGAAACCTCCTTAACAACGTACTCGGTACCCCGTCGCCGTGCATATTACCGACAATATCGGTACAATACCACCATGACGCTGTCGGGCAGCACGGAGGGTCTGCTAGAGACCTTGAGCCGCTACCGCCGGGCGGGTATGCTCGTGTCGGGTCAACCTAAAGGTCTGGAGCCGGGTCTGGCGGACGGCAAATACATGTACTTCGGCCACGTCTTCGACCGGCTGCTGGAGTCGAGGGGGCTCAACCAGAGCACCTTCGCGGCGGAGTGCCGGAGGCGCGGCTTCAAGATCAGGGCCATGTCCGGCAGGCTGAGGGACGTGAACCAGAGGAGCGTCTCGGACTGGATGCGCGGCGTCACGGCGTGCCCGCGCGAGATCCCCGTCTACGCCGACGCCATCATGGCCTTCAGCGACGAGGAGTGGGAGTTGTTCGGGGCCGCCTACGCCTACGGGCAGACGGTGCCGAAGGAGGACTTCGAGGACCTCATGGAGTTCAGGAAGTTCTACCGTGCGAGCCTGCCGGAGAGCGGGCCAGACGGAGCCGAGAAGACGAAGAAAGGCTAAGCCCGCGGCGTGGGCTACACCACCTGTCCCAGCAGCCGCCCCGCCGTCCCGCGGTCCAGGCCCTCCCACACCGCGGGATTCTCTATCTCCGGGCGAACCTTCTCGCCCTCGCCGCGGACTACCGTCTTGACCTGGTGATGCGCGAAGACGTCACTTGCTTGCTCCCATGCTGAACCGCGTCCCGGACCTAGCGGTTCATTAGCCACTCGTCTAGCTCCCTTGCGTTGTAGAGGATGCCACGCTCGCTGACGTAATGCCTCGGGAGGTGCGGCGCGATCCTCTCGAACTGCTTCCTAGTCCTCTTGAGATGACGCCGGGCCCCCTCCGCATCCAACCACTCCTCCCGGCTCACAACGGCAAGATCTCGGGTGGTGTGCGCCAGGCTCTCCGCGACACCCGAGAGGATATGCGCAACGTCGGCCAAGGCCGAGGTTTCGTACTGGCGTAGAGCTTCCCTGGTCTCCGAAAGCGTCTTTGCCACCTCCGTGGAAGAGAAAGCACGACTCGCCTCTACGAATCCTTCGTTCCTCCCCTCTCCATCTCGCATGCGGACATATTACCGACATTATCGGTAATTGTCTACGTGGGCGGCACCGACGCGAGGCCCAAGCCCGAAACCGGGCGCCCAATCACCTCGGCGGCTTGCGCAGAGGCCCTTAGAGGCGAAGTCAAGCGTTAGCAAAATGGCATACGATGCCAAAGTCGTGCTACCTTACCCGAGGCCGCCCCCAAGAGCGCCGACGAAGGGTACTAGTAGCAAACGGGTAATGGACAACGACCTTCAGAATTCTTGACCAAGAGCGGTCGACGACCACGAGAGTTCGGCGCGGCCACCC carries:
- a CDS encoding helix-turn-helix domain-containing protein; translated protein: MSVWAQSWAYEQRLGRWRETKRGRRSWKGDPGAKSVLAAVATFADENGYAYCGQDTLAEMTDMTERSVREHLHNLEHAYGKIRREHRRKGSGRGRGEFTSDGIWLLAPAHRLRPPKRGEAAEAEPAEEFSAGEKRAHGRKSLPPGRRKGFPGNRQGTEPLGEPPGVLPHRPETYAGMVGEQSRLLGVPLDADELRNLLAYTGRLIEEQGAGPLLMLRWAARYATRRAENPKIGPSQAWADVVADGRENGRGRRSIAVTGASEDAYEGEF
- a CDS encoding ATP-binding protein, giving the protein MGSGDPTGIADVLNNVLAKPATGDLAGRIGRELAAQRLGADSAGGAGREPERCGRCGGLRDGRDHESHADRVCRCGGREGRLLSYLDAADPERRMTFGALDASEPTVSAALGAARGIVACERRRGMLLMGPPGRGKTFLMVGLGRALLGRGRDAGYYNAARLVSRVQDTYGENGGETRRAVVESVASHEVVLLDDLGKEHASANVESIVYELFDALFLARVTLVAATNVPATGEGGYRGPTLSDRYDEAVRSRLRAMCERFVVKGEDRRREAWEW
- a CDS encoding VirB4 family type IV secretion system protein, yielding MREPVVKDLAGARKTTKIMGVAVETHQAAILAGTLVFFATFCYYLAGFFGLSTTRAAVWLSPIVPVALLFAFYRSRDGYHLDFVIWRKIVSFTRPDVFFKRPRDNAKGGWRSMRDVVQRFIPAEEFHWEMLRCDDGTYVVAFRVVPKNLSLIGDTERMRVFRSATELYNSLDFPWMEITRSKEGSTGRYTRRFKNNVASAIPPEERKLKRFASEHAAYLEEELPGLSIFERKGYAVLHYNPAAEKARAAGGASGFGPLDAVAKLVGFGKGGKTPGGRASRKDARRRQQEAEAAYRVLSTRANSFYNGFVRLGCRISALTDMEFLAFVLGQTTDWDEDSEEPPTLYEHVSLDPGGYDAIPEEKREQMIREAEAWREEAPPALGIGDLVADKIAPDTAKIFPEFLKVEGRYHTTLFASGWPDEVFFGMLADLNAIEGRVKVVKFIDPRPKKEAQQILGGRVAALRASKSTADDGNVNAEQQREIAEYTNEQALYEINSGRQRYLALSVLIHVEADSEERLYGMAQEVQDTLAGWNVSSQLAREQAWEGLLSSGPFGRNYLSDRYCEFGMLSRPAACLFSYGSQQIDHEDGVFVGVDTRSNSVMTLDTRRLVNPHGVILGQTGGGKSFVIKSVSTRQLMFGNRQVIIDPEGNSRYVRVAKAVGGAYAVIAPGSKHKINPFDLHEDYMNLDLLEDIFGDEDEEDGEEQDVEEAVEAAKAAALDGKAQEITRMVSLMAVTDETNTGAVGGLSGAEASFVERAVYQAYEDAGIRSDDPATHELPAPTFPEFWEIMRGYAEANTIVSDLLEKLWSWHSGSLSKIFDAPTNVDLSNKYLVFQISKVKDRQKAPVMHAILEFLNGVLSNRNEPSDCWIDEGWALLAFPMSAEFTETMYRSGRARDNGMWLASQAVNEFVESRQGNVILDLAATHMIFRHEHQKSARATASIHDLSDEEIDELLNFQPGEGYLIVDQARVPMEVLASEKEKELYNTSPRLEAAYKEKRRNRAETQRRVEDAERDGAAEASRREKSAMPGMPRGGEPMRVHAFTGDGAADAAAAVAKLYGRAARKERLHVLAVDACGGALSDKLSSASVPNPPDPFLRRGSPDPEGLGEHASLTSLSALRVVHPPENGSLPASSLHEAAGEIFDLCVVACGGTESAYAEDWLQAADEVVACSTEGAEEALEAALAAEETLASNGTILAVTGASGPPVATFPKGDGEPLRPLYSLGPGASSGTQADKGLRTLARALVAPKDDPTAPDAGPKANGSANGTATREMDAEEEANG
- a CDS encoding LuxR C-terminal-related transcriptional regulator, whose amino-acid sequence is MVGRSAAGTPPDRSADRPSDRRLSEVLVTLARLVLAGDDAGRLAREAVLAVAKALDADRCEVLRPAPGGKRLLRIASCGEDPGRGGRDAVPSGVSSAAGYALLNGAPVVSEDLERERRFGAVGAPRREGPVSAVAAPFSSGGDAGVLVAYAARAGAFDAGHALTLGRISYLLGGALRRLEEREELRRRAEEAERRLGAPPDSLRVDALGDEVPTLTARQSDVLTLMADGRSAKRIASELRLSIHTVHFHQRNLYRALGVGSSTAALKRAAEMGLLRPPNAGPSDR
- a CDS encoding type IV secretory system conjugative DNA transfer family protein, with amino-acid sequence MRRPILSLSSQYLEDAQGDRFYELGVRLREHGPEMLAATQDPANWALVTVGLALAGACLAGAHKGSGPLLDLGHRALFRRPGEVLVGHRSLGSFGSAPLYLPLPDRFTGLQMVAPMGQAKTSTMEWLAYQDLRNGLSVFVVETEGDLGRKLLPLAYGLGVPIRYFTYAGSGPAMRWNPLAGDKVEAAERAVVAFQSAAASGDEKFFENFNSMFLRHAVLAVCTFAEREGRAATMADLDRFVQNERFRRKVLGVERDAQGKRFTVNAKGLPRRTLGYWQDLYYGQYGQRERTQFVAGLHAVMDALLAQEVVEVALSPGPEDPVLDLPGALDSPGLTLVSVPQGAAPATSRMLSTWVMEYFRQAVLARGEGGYPVSAYLDEVHSMLGHANSEAALAFSSLVTQSRRRHVAFNFAYQSFSLLPSPLRESLATNARNKLISGGLQGEDAVEAVRMLGQTEEEVRDYRTTRKGLLGGPGTFSVGRRRQTVPRVSEEELVYLPRGWWHLSRVRRGRQQRPVPVKAGRAPAPPAAHRDAFAPC